Proteins encoded together in one Camelina sativa cultivar DH55 chromosome 9, Cs, whole genome shotgun sequence window:
- the LOC104714963 gene encoding allene oxide cyclase 2, chloroplastic-like codes for MVSSVMSLQSISLTTLNNLSCNNQSHLSSLGFSKSSQNLGISSNGLSFSSRSSFTPKKNLTPTRALSQDSRPSKVQELSVYELNELDRHSPKILKNAFSLTFGLGDLVPFTNKLYTGDLKKRVGITAGLCVVIEHVPEKNGERFEAIYSFYFGDYGHLAVQGPYLTYEDSFLAIKGGSGIFEGAYGQVKLQQLVYPTKLFYTFYLKGLGKNLPEELTGTPVPPSKDVKPAVEAKALEPSGVISKYRLLFLMSMYNGILFIKEKLQSIFCVVTFIFFGQKHYVNYYLKRLRNKVRHL; via the exons ATGGTTTCCTCTGTTATGTCTCTCCAATCCATCTCTTTGACAACTCTCAACAATCTGTCATGCAATAACCAGTCTCATCTAAGCTCTCTTGGTTTCTCTAAATCCTCCCAGAATCTTGGAATCTCATCCAACGGTCTAAGTTTCTCCTCTCGATCAAGTTTCACTCCCAAGAAGAACCTCACTCCTACCCGAGCTCTCTCCCAAGACTCTAGACCAA GTAAAGTTCAAGAACTAAGCGTGTACGAGCTCAACGAACTAGATAGACACAGCCCTAAAATTCTCAAAAACGCCTTCAGCTTAACGTTCGGTCTCGGCGATCTTGTCCCATTTACAAACAAACTCTACACCGGCGACCTTAAGAAGCGTGTGGGAATCACCGCCGGTCTCTGCGTCGTGATCGAACACGTTCCCGAGAAGAACGGTGAAAGATTCGAAGCTATCTACAGCTTCTACTTCGGAGACTATGGCCACTTAGCCGTACAAGGACCGTACTTGACTTACGAAGACTCGTTCTTGGCCATCAAGGGTGGCTCTGGAATCTTTGAAGGTGCGTACGGACAAGTTAAACTTCAACAACTTGTGTACCCGACGAAACTGTTCTATACTTTTTACCTTAAAGGGTTGGGTAAAAATTTGCCTGAGGAGCTTACCGGAACGCCAGTTCCTCCCTCTAAGGATGTGAAACCGGCGGTGGAAGCTAAGGCGTTGGAGCCCAGCGGAGTTATAAGCAAATATAGACTTTTGTTTCTAATGTCTATGTATAATGGTATTCTctttataaaagagaaattacaGTCTATATTCTGCGTAGTCACTTTCATTTTCTTTGGTCAAAAGCATTAcgttaattattatttgaaaagaCTCAGAAACAAAGTTCGACATCTTTGA